The proteins below are encoded in one region of Prevotella melaninogenica ATCC 25845:
- the sprA gene encoding cell surface protein SprA: MKRKYYISILIITLLGSIGLLSWGRSALGFAPIAKLVYAVAPPDTVKKAKPIEVEIDEETIPDSLLHPRWKVQRTTPITYDDLKENSTDLIRPENMRQTVEYNDSLDRYIIGYKIGKTYVMAPIMMTPEEYRKWTEKRSFTDYYRSKNQEILREKGKDKFDFTDMHFSLGPAEKIFGPGGVRIKTQGSAELKFGANIKNIDNPSLPIRNRKTTAMDFDEKINVNVNGKVGDKVNMNLNYNTDATFDFDTQNFKLRYEGKEDEIIKLVEGGNVTFPSNNSLVQGASALFGIRTDMQFGKLKLQTVLSQKKSSNKSVSSRGGKQLTPFEIDAADYEENHHFFLSQYFRDNYDTAMKSLPNLKTGVTINRVEVWVTNKTGTTSNTRNIVALTDLGENKKISRTDLWGTGNGPVPTNNANTEYTTITQTYPAARNIDQVTSILDGAGLVGGNDYEKLANARLLNSSEYTINNALGYISLKSGLQTDQVLAIAYEYTYGGVTYQVGEFASDRTNINEALFVKSLKNTSNNPKQGNWDLMMKNVYYLASNIERDKFRLDVKYQSDTTGVYLSYIPEPQVKNQTLIKLLNADRLDNNNNPHSNGYFDYVEGYTISNGRVFFPMAEPFGNGLRKALTDKGVTTAIANKYVFEQLYDSTKTIAKQIAEKDKFILVGQYRGSAANVISLGAYNVPQGSVIVTAGGVTLNEGSDYSVDYSAGEVTILNQSIIDAGTAVNVSLESQSAYQQERKTMIGVNWEYDFSKDFQIGGTFMHLSEQPLTTKVNMGSEPLNNTIWGLNINWKKESQWLTNMLNKIPFLHVTQPSYITFSAEFAQLLAGQSKGTQDNASYLDDFEGAKTTIDVSQPTSWIISSVPSDFPEYSDKTTLRSGFNRSLLAWYTIDPLFTRRSSSLTPGHIKSDLEQLSNHYVREIPVTELFPIRDRNYSGSTSTLNILNLAYYPSERGPYNFNPNIDVNGHLTNPTGTWGGMMRKLDTNDFQTANIEYIEFWMLDPFIYSNRLPNANQYGGDFYINLGEVSEDVLKDGKKFYESGMPVDGSHSWTTTQWGKIPTQSTITYAFATSKGSRAKQDVGFNGLTDEEEQQFASYQNFLTAARANTNQAVFDSIWADPANDDYHYFRGSDWDAKQASILERYKRINNPQGNSPDNDNNNERYDTSYKTTPDVEDINQDYTLNEYEKYYQYHISIRPQDLVVGQNFIVDKRVASAPLRKGGSEPVTWYQFRIPLEEFQKRVGNISDFTSIRFMRMFLTGFAKPIVLRFGTFDLVSGKWRQYQQNLTNSASNSGTMSVSAVSLEENNDKVPVNYVIPPGIERGKDPNQPQLVEENEQALSMVVNNLGTGESKAVYKNTTLDLRQYKRLQMFVHANAFEQNTTNLTDNQLAVFIRLGSDYKNNYYEYEIPLKLSAPGHYDMYTGQDRRIVWPEENMLDIPLKLLTSVKKQRNQARGSGTASYNRAFSIYDTDHPANKVTVMGNPTLGEVKTMIIGVRNLSSSQKSGEVWVNELRLREFNNEGGWAARGQLNLQLSDFGTVDVNASHSTDGFGGLEQGVNERQQESKTDVSVTTSLELGKFFPDKAKVSAPLYYSVTKSESRPKYNPLDTDMELKDALDGTANRQERDSIESIAVTKRLTTNFSLSNVRVGIQTKNHPMPYDPANFSFSYSHSHSHTSGETTVYENEDNWRGALNYNWTPVYKSWEPFKRLIKSRSKWFEILKRFGLNWLPQNVTFNTEMVRNYYELQERDMESTENSLLPLTFSEQFLWNRDFALRWDLTRNLHMNFQSATHAEIEEPYTPINKDLYADRYQAWKDSVWTSIKHFGTPLDYQQNFTLSYQLPLNLLPIFDWVNADANYTASYTWVRGTSLDNGTSLGNTITSNRALNINSTFNFERLYNHIPFLKKTNERFNRTRPTRPKLTAEQKKAEREKKEKERKEKDKDDDKKKALPKNQKSFEKEIVINADSAILVSHGKNTKRLIVSAKDERGKAIKIKYRKVGDTQLKVFNRTDSAIRMKLTVTPKEPLDNKGWYKTAQCVARALMMVRSASISYRDQYAMALPGFMPTVGDAFGQTRGTGALSPGLDFAFGLIDDDYIGKARDNHWLLMNDSVATPAVTNRTEDLQIRMTLEPFKDFKIDLTASRMQTTSRSIQYMYTGTPTTQSGSLTMTTLSLGTAFESQGNANNGYHSPTFNRFVQSLDSYRNRVEAQYNNATYPASYGGGHFTPAVGSVNKYSADVMVPAFLNAYTSMSGNGLNIFPSLRSLLPNWSIRYSGLSRLPFFEQFFKSVNINHAYRSIFAIGSYQSYSTWQEYMNGLGFITDATTGNPIPSSMYNISQVSINEAFSPLLGVDVTLQNNLTARLEYRQTRVLSLSMTSVQLNEASSKDWVIGIGYRINDFNLFNNGTRRVANGKKKKTSDSSQQDNSSSRQNNGLNRDLNLRLDMSYRQQASLTRDIASLTSAASSGNTAFKFSFLSDYTLSRLVTASLYYDLQINTPLLSSGSYPTTTHDFGVSLRLSLTR, translated from the coding sequence TTGAAAAGAAAGTATTACATATCCATCCTTATTATCACACTTCTCGGCAGTATCGGACTGTTGAGCTGGGGACGCTCGGCACTTGGTTTTGCACCAATTGCAAAACTGGTTTATGCGGTAGCGCCACCTGATACGGTTAAGAAAGCGAAGCCTATTGAAGTGGAGATTGATGAGGAGACTATTCCTGACTCTTTGCTACACCCTCGTTGGAAGGTGCAGCGCACAACCCCTATCACTTACGACGACCTCAAGGAGAACTCTACCGACCTTATCCGACCAGAGAATATGCGACAGACTGTGGAGTATAATGACTCGCTCGACCGCTATATCATTGGTTATAAGATTGGTAAGACTTACGTGATGGCTCCAATCATGATGACGCCAGAGGAGTATCGGAAGTGGACGGAGAAGCGTAGCTTTACAGATTACTACCGTTCAAAGAACCAAGAGATACTCAGGGAGAAGGGTAAGGATAAGTTCGACTTTACTGATATGCACTTCTCATTGGGGCCTGCTGAAAAGATATTCGGTCCTGGTGGTGTACGTATTAAGACACAGGGTTCGGCTGAATTGAAGTTCGGTGCAAACATCAAGAACATTGATAACCCATCACTGCCTATCCGTAATCGTAAGACAACGGCAATGGATTTTGATGAGAAAATCAATGTCAACGTGAATGGTAAGGTGGGTGATAAGGTGAACATGAACCTTAACTACAACACCGATGCAACCTTTGACTTTGACACACAGAACTTCAAACTGAGATATGAAGGTAAGGAAGACGAGATTATCAAACTCGTTGAGGGCGGTAATGTTACCTTCCCTTCTAACAACTCTCTCGTACAGGGAGCATCTGCCCTCTTCGGTATTCGTACCGATATGCAGTTTGGTAAACTGAAGTTACAGACCGTATTATCACAAAAGAAGAGTTCTAACAAGAGCGTTAGTTCACGTGGTGGCAAACAGCTTACACCATTTGAGATTGATGCTGCCGACTATGAAGAGAACCACCACTTCTTCCTTTCACAATATTTCCGCGACAACTATGACACAGCAATGAAGTCATTGCCTAACCTCAAGACGGGTGTAACAATTAATCGTGTGGAGGTGTGGGTGACAAATAAGACTGGAACAACCAGTAACACGCGAAACATTGTTGCACTGACCGACCTCGGTGAAAACAAGAAGATTAGCCGTACTGATCTGTGGGGAACTGGTAACGGACCCGTACCAACAAACAATGCCAATACAGAGTACACCACTATTACACAGACCTACCCTGCTGCTCGTAATATAGACCAAGTGACGAGTATTCTTGATGGTGCAGGTCTTGTGGGTGGTAACGACTACGAAAAGTTGGCAAATGCCCGACTGCTCAATAGTTCTGAATACACGATCAACAATGCCTTGGGTTATATCTCACTGAAAAGCGGTCTACAGACTGACCAAGTATTGGCGATTGCTTACGAATATACCTATGGTGGCGTTACCTATCAGGTGGGTGAGTTTGCCAGCGACCGTACCAATATCAACGAGGCTCTCTTCGTCAAGTCATTGAAGAACACCAGCAATAATCCTAAGCAAGGAAACTGGGACTTGATGATGAAAAACGTGTATTATCTCGCTTCAAACATTGAGCGCGATAAGTTCCGCCTTGACGTGAAGTATCAGAGTGATACGACAGGTGTCTATCTGTCATACATTCCAGAACCGCAAGTAAAGAACCAAACGCTCATCAAACTTCTCAATGCTGACCGACTGGATAACAATAACAATCCACATTCCAATGGTTATTTTGATTACGTTGAGGGATATACTATCAGCAACGGACGTGTATTCTTCCCTATGGCTGAACCTTTCGGTAATGGACTTCGGAAAGCATTGACAGATAAGGGTGTTACTACAGCTATTGCGAATAAATACGTTTTCGAACAACTCTACGATTCTACGAAGACCATTGCTAAGCAGATTGCCGAGAAGGATAAGTTCATACTCGTTGGCCAGTATCGTGGCTCAGCAGCAAATGTTATCTCCCTTGGAGCCTATAACGTTCCACAGGGTTCGGTAATAGTAACTGCGGGCGGTGTGACCTTGAATGAGGGTTCTGACTATAGTGTTGATTACAGTGCTGGTGAGGTGACAATCCTTAATCAGAGTATTATCGATGCAGGTACAGCAGTCAATGTATCATTAGAAAGCCAGAGTGCTTATCAACAGGAGCGTAAGACGATGATTGGTGTAAACTGGGAGTACGACTTCTCAAAGGACTTCCAGATTGGTGGTACCTTCATGCACCTCTCTGAACAACCGTTGACAACAAAGGTCAATATGGGTTCAGAACCACTCAACAACACCATTTGGGGACTAAATATCAACTGGAAGAAAGAGAGTCAGTGGCTTACGAATATGCTCAATAAGATTCCATTCCTACACGTTACACAGCCTTCTTATATCACTTTCTCGGCTGAGTTCGCACAGTTGTTAGCAGGCCAGAGCAAGGGAACACAGGACAATGCTTCTTATCTTGATGACTTTGAGGGAGCAAAGACAACTATCGACGTAAGTCAGCCTACCTCTTGGATTATCTCCAGTGTACCATCAGACTTCCCTGAGTATTCAGATAAAACAACCCTTCGTAGTGGCTTCAACCGAAGTCTTTTGGCATGGTACACTATCGACCCGCTCTTCACTCGTCGTAGTAGTTCGCTGACTCCAGGACACATTAAGAGTGACCTTGAACAGCTCTCTAATCACTATGTACGTGAGATTCCAGTTACCGAATTGTTCCCAATTCGGGACCGAAACTACAGTGGTTCTACCTCTACATTGAATATTCTGAACCTCGCTTACTATCCTTCTGAGCGTGGACCGTATAACTTCAATCCGAATATTGACGTTAACGGACACCTCACGAATCCTACTGGAACATGGGGAGGTATGATGCGTAAGTTGGATACTAACGACTTCCAAACTGCTAACATCGAATATATAGAGTTCTGGATGCTCGACCCATTCATCTACTCCAACCGACTACCAAATGCAAACCAGTATGGTGGTGACTTCTATATCAACCTTGGAGAGGTGTCTGAAGACGTACTGAAAGATGGTAAGAAGTTCTACGAGAGTGGTATGCCTGTAGATGGTAGTCACTCATGGACAACTACGCAATGGGGTAAAATACCAACACAAAGTACGATTACTTACGCCTTCGCAACCTCAAAGGGTAGTCGTGCGAAGCAAGATGTCGGCTTTAACGGTTTGACGGATGAAGAAGAACAGCAGTTTGCTTCTTATCAGAACTTCCTTACAGCTGCTCGTGCTAATACCAATCAGGCAGTCTTCGACTCGATATGGGCAGACCCTGCCAATGATGACTACCACTATTTCCGTGGCTCTGATTGGGATGCAAAGCAGGCTTCTATCCTTGAACGATATAAGCGTATCAACAACCCACAGGGTAACTCACCAGACAATGATAACAATAACGAGCGTTATGACACCTCATACAAGACAACACCTGATGTAGAGGACATCAATCAGGACTATACACTGAACGAATACGAGAAATACTACCAGTACCATATTAGTATTCGTCCACAAGACCTTGTCGTAGGTCAGAACTTCATTGTTGACAAGCGTGTAGCCTCAGCCCCACTGCGTAAGGGTGGTTCTGAACCTGTCACATGGTATCAGTTCCGTATTCCTTTAGAGGAGTTCCAAAAGCGTGTGGGTAATATCAGCGACTTTACCAGCATCCGCTTTATGCGTATGTTCCTCACTGGTTTTGCCAAACCTATCGTACTCCGCTTTGGAACCTTCGACCTTGTAAGTGGTAAGTGGCGTCAGTATCAACAGAACCTTACCAACTCTGCAAGTAATTCGGGTACAATGTCAGTGAGTGCTGTGAGCCTTGAAGAGAATAATGACAAGGTTCCTGTGAACTATGTAATACCTCCAGGCATTGAACGTGGAAAGGACCCTAACCAGCCACAGTTGGTCGAGGAGAATGAGCAGGCACTCTCTATGGTTGTCAACAATCTTGGAACAGGCGAGTCAAAGGCTGTCTATAAGAATACAACCCTCGATCTTCGTCAGTACAAGCGTCTGCAGATGTTCGTACATGCAAATGCCTTTGAACAGAATACGACTAATCTTACGGATAACCAGTTGGCTGTGTTCATCCGTTTGGGTTCTGACTATAAGAACAACTACTACGAATATGAAATTCCTTTGAAGCTGTCAGCACCAGGCCATTATGACATGTACACTGGTCAGGATAGACGTATTGTATGGCCAGAGGAGAACATGCTCGACATACCATTGAAGCTCCTCACCTCCGTGAAGAAGCAACGTAATCAGGCACGTGGTTCAGGAACAGCAAGCTATAACCGTGCTTTCTCTATATACGACACCGATCATCCTGCTAACAAAGTAACGGTGATGGGTAACCCAACCCTTGGTGAAGTAAAGACGATGATTATTGGTGTTCGCAACCTTTCCAGCAGTCAGAAGAGTGGAGAGGTATGGGTGAATGAACTACGTCTACGAGAGTTTAACAACGAAGGTGGATGGGCAGCAAGAGGTCAGCTTAACCTACAACTGTCTGACTTCGGTACTGTGGATGTTAATGCCAGCCATAGCACTGATGGCTTTGGTGGTTTGGAGCAGGGTGTTAACGAGCGACAGCAGGAGTCTAAGACGGATGTTTCTGTTACCACAAGCCTTGAGTTAGGAAAGTTCTTCCCTGACAAAGCAAAGGTCTCAGCACCATTATATTACAGCGTAACCAAGAGCGAGAGTCGTCCTAAATACAACCCTCTCGACACAGATATGGAATTGAAGGATGCTCTTGATGGTACTGCTAACCGTCAAGAGCGTGACTCCATCGAGTCTATTGCCGTTACAAAACGACTGACAACGAACTTCTCTTTGTCTAATGTACGTGTTGGTATTCAGACGAAGAACCACCCTATGCCATACGACCCTGCTAACTTCTCATTCTCTTATAGCCATTCTCATTCTCACACGTCGGGTGAGACAACGGTCTATGAGAATGAAGACAACTGGCGTGGAGCATTGAACTATAACTGGACACCAGTATATAAGTCTTGGGAACCTTTCAAGCGTCTTATCAAGAGTAGATCGAAATGGTTTGAAATCCTCAAACGCTTCGGACTAAACTGGCTCCCACAGAACGTAACCTTCAACACTGAAATGGTGCGCAACTACTACGAGTTGCAGGAGCGTGATATGGAATCAACAGAGAACAGTCTGCTACCTCTTACCTTCAGCGAGCAGTTCCTTTGGAATCGTGACTTCGCTCTACGTTGGGACTTGACACGCAATCTCCACATGAACTTCCAGAGTGCGACACATGCTGAGATTGAAGAACCTTACACTCCTATTAATAAAGACCTCTATGCCGACCGTTATCAGGCATGGAAAGACTCGGTATGGACAAGCATTAAACACTTCGGTACTCCACTCGATTACCAACAGAATTTCACGCTTTCTTATCAGCTTCCACTCAATCTGCTACCTATCTTTGACTGGGTAAATGCTGATGCGAATTATACTGCATCTTATACTTGGGTGCGTGGAACAAGTCTTGATAATGGTACTTCGCTCGGTAATACCATCACAAGTAATCGTGCATTGAACATCAATAGTACCTTTAACTTTGAACGCCTCTATAACCATATTCCTTTCTTAAAGAAAACGAACGAACGCTTCAACCGCACCCGCCCTACTCGTCCTAAGCTGACAGCAGAACAGAAGAAGGCTGAGAGAGAAAAGAAAGAAAAAGAAAGGAAGGAGAAAGATAAAGACGACGACAAGAAGAAAGCACTGCCAAAGAACCAGAAGAGCTTTGAAAAGGAAATCGTTATCAATGCCGATTCTGCTATCCTTGTTTCACATGGTAAGAACACAAAACGCCTTATCGTTTCGGCTAAAGACGAAAGAGGAAAGGCTATCAAGATTAAGTATCGTAAGGTAGGTGATACGCAGTTGAAAGTCTTTAATCGTACTGACTCTGCCATCCGCATGAAACTTACCGTAACGCCTAAGGAACCACTCGATAATAAGGGATGGTATAAGACCGCACAATGTGTGGCACGTGCACTGATGATGGTACGTTCGGCAAGTATTTCTTATCGTGACCAATATGCAATGGCACTGCCTGGCTTTATGCCAACGGTGGGTGATGCCTTTGGACAGACACGTGGAACAGGTGCCTTATCACCTGGTCTTGACTTCGCTTTCGGTCTTATTGATGATGATTACATTGGTAAGGCACGTGACAACCATTGGTTGCTTATGAACGACAGTGTGGCTACACCTGCTGTAACGAACCGCACAGAAGACTTGCAGATTCGTATGACACTTGAACCATTCAAGGACTTCAAGATTGACCTTACAGCCAGTCGTATGCAGACTACCTCACGGAGTATCCAGTATATGTATACGGGTACGCCTACTACACAGAGCGGTTCGCTCACGATGACAACCCTATCATTAGGTACTGCATTCGAGAGTCAGGGCAATGCCAACAACGGCTATCATAGTCCAACGTTTAATCGTTTCGTACAGTCACTCGACAGTTATCGCAACCGTGTTGAGGCACAATATAACAATGCAACCTACCCTGCTTCATATGGTGGTGGACACTTCACTCCTGCAGTAGGTTCTGTTAATAAGTATAGTGCAGATGTTATGGTTCCTGCTTTCCTCAATGCGTACACCAGCATGAGTGGAAACGGACTCAACATCTTCCCTTCTCTGCGCAGTTTATTGCCTAACTGGTCTATCCGTTACAGTGGTCTTTCACGCTTGCCATTCTTTGAACAGTTCTTCAAGAGTGTCAACATCAATCATGCTTACCGCAGTATCTTTGCTATCGGTTCTTATCAGAGCTATAGCACATGGCAGGAATACATGAACGGACTCGGTTTCATTACCGATGCAACTACGGGTAACCCAATCCCAAGTTCGATGTATAACATCTCACAGGTGAGTATCAACGAGGCATTCTCGCCTCTGTTAGGTGTTGACGTAACCCTTCAGAACAACCTCACTGCACGCTTGGAATATCGCCAGACACGTGTATTATCACTCTCGATGACCAGTGTACAGTTGAATGAAGCCTCATCAAAAGACTGGGTTATCGGTATTGGTTATAGAATCAACGACTTCAATCTTTTCAACAATGGTACACGACGTGTGGCAAACGGTAAGAAGAAAAAAACATCAGACTCCTCACAGCAAGACAACAGTTCTTCTCGTCAGAACAACGGATTGAACCGTGACCTCAACCTACGTCTTGACATGAGCTATCGCCAGCAGGCATCGCTCACACGTGACATTGCATCGCTGACATCAGCAGCTTCAAGTGGTAATACTGCTTTCAAGTTCTCTTTCTTGAGCGACTACACCCTGAGCCGTCTGGTTACTGCCAGCCTCTACTACGACTTACAGATTAATACTCCACTCCTCTCGTCAGGCAGTTACCCTACAACCACCCACGACTTTGGTGTGAGCCTAAGACTTAGTCTGACAAGGTAA
- a CDS encoding DUF1016 N-terminal domain-containing protein, with product MDDYEIWKSRFPNLTWTHIFKVIRIDDETATRWYLEAASKEMWSVRTLDRHKPSSYKNNKGTSSPLSPKGKNEEEISLKCNNFSTPRF from the coding sequence ATTGATGACTATGAGATTTGGAAATCGCGATTTCCAAATCTCACTTGGACACATATTTTCAAGGTCATACGTATAGACGACGAGACTGCTACGCGATGGTATCTTGAAGCAGCATCAAAGGAAATGTGGAGCGTCCGAACACTTGACAGACACAAACCTTCCTCTTACAAAAATAATAAAGGAACCTCTTCTCCACTCTCTCCAAAAGGAAAGAATGAAGAAGAAATCAGTCTAAAATGTAATAACTTTTCCACTCCTCGTTTTTAA
- the cysK gene encoding cysteine synthase A — protein sequence MAKVVNKLTELIGNTPLLALNKFSAERGLKTPVLAKVEYFNPGGSVKDRIALAMIEDAEAKGLLKPGATIIEPTSGNTGVGLALVSAVKGYKLILTMPETMSVERRNLVKAYGATVKLTSGKDGMKGAIKAAEELRDSIPGSIILQQFENQANPERHYLTTGPEIWRDTDGKVDVFVAGVGTGGTVSGIGRYLKEQNPDVKIIAVEPTSSPVLSGGESGPHKIQGIGAGFVPNTYNNKYVDEIFQVENDQAILAGRQLAQQEGLLVGISSGAAAFAATEIAKRPENAGKTIVTLLPDTGERYLSTVLYAFDEYPL from the coding sequence ATGGCAAAGGTAGTAAACAAACTCACAGAACTTATCGGTAATACACCACTGTTAGCACTTAATAAATTCTCTGCAGAAAGAGGACTCAAGACTCCTGTTCTTGCAAAGGTAGAGTATTTCAATCCCGGTGGTAGTGTGAAGGATCGTATAGCATTGGCTATGATAGAGGATGCTGAGGCTAAAGGACTCTTAAAGCCAGGAGCTACAATCATTGAGCCAACCAGTGGAAATACAGGCGTTGGCTTGGCTTTGGTGTCAGCTGTGAAGGGGTATAAGCTTATTCTCACCATGCCAGAGACTATGAGTGTGGAGCGTCGCAACCTTGTAAAGGCTTACGGTGCTACGGTGAAGTTGACAAGTGGAAAGGATGGTATGAAGGGTGCTATCAAGGCTGCGGAGGAGTTGAGAGATTCTATTCCAGGTAGTATTATCCTTCAGCAGTTCGAGAATCAGGCTAATCCAGAACGCCACTATCTTACAACTGGTCCAGAGATTTGGCGCGATACAGATGGTAAGGTTGATGTGTTTGTAGCTGGTGTAGGTACTGGCGGTACAGTGAGTGGTATTGGTCGCTACCTCAAAGAGCAGAATCCTGATGTGAAGATTATTGCAGTTGAGCCAACTTCATCGCCTGTCTTGAGTGGTGGTGAGAGTGGACCACATAAGATTCAGGGTATTGGTGCAGGCTTCGTACCAAACACTTATAATAATAAGTATGTTGATGAGATATTCCAAGTAGAGAATGATCAAGCTATCCTTGCTGGTCGTCAGTTGGCACAACAAGAAGGTTTGTTGGTTGGTATCTCATCTGGTGCAGCAGCCTTTGCAGCTACTGAGATTGCTAAGCGTCCAGAGAATGCAGGTAAGACCATCGTAACCTTGCTGCCAGATACAGGTGAGCGTTATCTCTCAACAGTGCTTTACGCCTTTGACGAGTATCCTCTTTAA
- a CDS encoding AAA family ATPase, giving the protein MQKYADYIEEIEIDSLWSGKKHIRWTLDRQVNILSGINGVGKSTILNKVVRSLSQGGEFPSHSLKGVRLKVSPNDARWIRYDIIRSFDRPLMNSDSISKINVDLVTELDWQLFQLQRKYLDYQVNIGNRIIETLQSGEADAAEKAQRISQPKKRFQDILDDLFTETGKKIIRSENEIKFSSLGEVLAPYQLSSGEKQILVILLTVLVEDNEHYVLFMDEPEVSLHIEWQKRLIDLILELNPNVQIILTTHSPAVIMNGWIDRVTEVTDITDK; this is encoded by the coding sequence ATGCAGAAATACGCAGATTACATAGAAGAGATTGAGATTGACTCGCTTTGGAGCGGGAAGAAACATATCCGTTGGACACTGGACCGACAGGTGAATATCCTCAGTGGTATCAATGGTGTCGGGAAGAGTACCATACTTAATAAGGTGGTACGCAGTCTGTCACAAGGTGGTGAGTTCCCCAGCCATTCACTGAAGGGTGTCCGACTAAAGGTAAGTCCTAATGATGCGCGGTGGATACGTTATGACATTATCCGCTCGTTTGACCGTCCACTGATGAACTCGGATAGTATCAGCAAGATCAACGTCGATCTTGTTACAGAACTTGATTGGCAGCTTTTCCAACTTCAACGTAAGTATCTTGACTATCAGGTGAACATCGGTAATCGTATTATCGAGACCTTACAAAGTGGTGAGGCAGATGCTGCAGAGAAGGCACAGCGGATTTCTCAACCTAAGAAACGCTTTCAAGACATCTTAGACGACCTCTTCACCGAAACTGGTAAGAAGATTATCCGTTCTGAGAATGAGATAAAGTTCTCATCACTCGGTGAGGTACTGGCTCCTTATCAGCTGTCAAGTGGTGAGAAGCAGATTTTAGTTATCCTGCTGACCGTATTGGTAGAAGACAATGAACATTACGTTCTCTTTATGGACGAGCCAGAAGTGAGTCTGCATATAGAGTGGCAGAAACGCTTAATCGATCTCATCTTAGAACTGAATCCGAATGTTCAGATTATACTTACGACACACAGTCCAGCTGTCATCATGAACGGATGGATTGACCGTGTGACAGAGGTTACGGACATAACCGATAAATGA
- a CDS encoding DUF4435 domain-containing protein has protein sequence MGKRLSDNLSSAYIDAANRLNGKRARRKIIAYVEAYDDIFFWRTVLSGFENEERYFEVMLPSRLNLTKGKRSVLMNLVSQNIGENMIACVDADYDYLLQGTTPLSDEVINNPYVFHTYAYAIENLQCYAPSLHDVTVAVTLNDHSIFNFEEFLKLYSESIHPLFVWSIWHYRQGIHRRFTISDFNRVVEIGNFSLQGATESIQRLRHKVQMRVRQLQKENPNAKDSYLKLKDELRSLGVTPSTTYLYIQGHHLFDNIIVPVLKWVCDLLVREREDEINRNAVHDTQRRNELSSYGHSTEAIIPMLRRNVGYTNAEPFLRLKEDIYTFLNPPTQQPID, from the coding sequence ATGGGAAAAAGACTGAGCGACAACCTATCATCGGCTTATATTGATGCAGCAAACCGATTGAACGGTAAGCGGGCACGGAGAAAGATTATCGCATACGTAGAAGCGTATGACGATATCTTCTTTTGGCGCACTGTCTTAAGCGGATTTGAGAACGAGGAGCGTTACTTTGAAGTGATGTTGCCATCGCGATTAAACCTTACCAAGGGCAAACGGTCGGTATTGATGAACCTCGTTTCACAGAATATTGGTGAGAACATGATTGCTTGTGTTGATGCTGATTATGACTATCTACTACAAGGAACTACCCCACTATCCGATGAAGTAATCAACAACCCATACGTTTTCCATACGTATGCTTATGCTATTGAAAACCTACAATGCTATGCACCAAGCCTACATGATGTGACTGTAGCAGTAACGCTCAACGACCATTCTATCTTTAATTTCGAAGAGTTCCTAAAGCTATACAGCGAGAGCATACATCCCCTCTTTGTCTGGAGTATCTGGCATTATCGCCAAGGTATTCATCGACGTTTTACGATCTCCGACTTTAATCGAGTTGTGGAGATTGGTAATTTCTCTCTACAAGGGGCAACTGAAAGTATTCAACGGCTACGCCATAAGGTGCAGATGCGTGTACGACAACTGCAAAAGGAGAATCCGAACGCAAAGGATAGCTATCTAAAACTAAAAGACGAACTGCGTTCCTTAGGTGTTACACCTTCAACAACCTACTTATATATTCAAGGTCATCATCTCTTTGATAATATCATCGTACCAGTCTTGAAGTGGGTATGCGACCTTCTTGTGCGTGAACGTGAAGACGAGATTAACCGCAATGCAGTACACGATACGCAACGTCGAAACGAACTATCAAGTTATGGTCATAGTACAGAGGCGATTATCCCTATGCTCCGTCGCAATGTAGGTTATACGAACGCTGAACCATTCCTAAGATTGAAAGAAGATATTTATACATTCTTGAATCCACCGACACAACAACCAATAGACTAA